From the genome of Zalophus californianus isolate mZalCal1 chromosome 5, mZalCal1.pri.v2, whole genome shotgun sequence:
cctTAGATATCTATATCGATCACCTTGTCGGTTCGGTCAGGTGTCTGTCACCCCCTCAGAGGTCTTCCCGGCCACCCTGGCCAAAATACTTCCCCATCATTCTCTAGTCCtaaattttgcctttgtttcatttttttaaaattatttttaaaatatagcactTACTACTACctttgtgtatttgtttgtttattgtctgtctcccacaTTAAAATCTAAGCTCCCTGAGAGCAAGCACTTAAGATTCGTTCCCAACTGAACACTAGAGCCTAGACCAACGCTTCTCGACCTGAGTACTCCAGACAGTTTGGCTGGAGAGTCCATGTTGTAAGAGCTCTCTGCACACTGAGTGGGGTTTAACAGCATCCCAGCTCTCTTCCCACTGGAAGCCAGTTACCACCCCCTGTGCACACCATTCTATTATGACAAGCAAAATGCCTCCAGATGCTACCAAATGGCCTCCGAGAGCAAAAGCACCCCCGTGAGAATCCCTGGTGTGGAACAAAACATTCACCGTGTTCCAGCTCTGTGCTAAGTGTGGGCTTCTTTGATCCTTATAGCGTGGGGCATTCGGACtttcaccctccacccccacagaTATTATCTGGAAGTCAAGTTCAGCAAGGTTAGtcaacttggccaaggtcacacaggtgaCAAGTGGCaatgctgggatttgaacccaggcagtctgactccatcctaaacttttaaaatactgtttttctgcCCTTCACGGTTCTGACAACATTGATGAGCTTCTTTTCTTCTCACAGCAAGCCTTAGGGGAGGGATCACTGTCCTCACTTTAAGGACAGAGAAAAGCAAGGTTCAGAGAGGTGCATTAACTGcttagggtcacacagctggcaaaaGGCAGACCCCGGATTCCTCCTAGGGTGTCAGTGCTGGAAGCCCTGGTCTCTGAAGGTCTCCGGAGCCGGGCAAGGACTCCTTTGCAGTGCTCCCCACCCAACAACACGGCCCTCGGCCTGGCTGTTGGTGGCTGTGGTAGCAGGGCAAGAGGGAAGCATAGCAAGGCTTGGGAACCATGAACTTGCAGAGGGCTGGAGCCCTCTACCCTGAGCAACACcgctctcctcctttcctttgcAGACACGTTGGCTCTCAAGCAAGGAGACACATTTCCTTTAGCAGCAAGGTGGGGCTCCCGAGGTTGAGAGAAGGCCAGGGGTTTGCTCCCAGGCACACACAGAGCAGTGGCTGGACCCCAGGACTGCCCTGCAGGCAGGTGCTGTGGCCACAACCCACTTCTGCTGGGGAAAGGCTCTGAGACTTTCCAGGGGCAGATGTGAAGGTGGGATGAGGGACAGCTGAGGGCACAGTGCAATTGTACGGGGAGTGGGGGCAGCAGGGCGCTGGCAAGCGGGCTGGGGGCAGTGGTTGGAGGGGCGCAGGAGGCTTGATTTGTAGCCGATTCCAGTGGTATAAGTATTCCCACCAAGATCGATTTCAAACCAGCTCACAAGTtccctgaaaatttaacaattagCTCTCATGAGCCAGTACCAGCTGGCTCCGGCATACTCCTGATGGGATCTATGGGGTATGGGTCGGCGTCCCCAGGCTCTCTCCAGGCCCTAGCAGGCTCACTCAGCTCTGATCACTATGACAACCTCCCCCCACCAGAGGGACTCCACACCGATGGCCTCAGAAGTGCAGAGAGTAcggtgaggctcagagaggggcagaacATTGCAGTGGTCACATAGCTTCACCGCACACTCACTGGTCCACTCTCCTCTTCTGAGACGTGCAGATCCCCATGCCCAAAGAGCTGGCATTCTCTGTGCTTTCTGGATCTCTTCACAAAGCCTGGCGTGGGCAGGGCTCCCACCATCAGCGCATTCCCAGGTCACCCATGGGCTGCAGCCCACCCTCGGGGTCTCTCAATCTTGCCTTCTGACCCTGAGTTCCCATAGGAAAGCTTTGGGCCAGTGACCAGAGTTCCAGTCCTGACCCCTGCCTGACTCACAGTAGGACCCTGGGCCATTCCCTTGTCCTCTCCCCGAGATATGTGGGCATTGGCCAACATCGGTGGTCTTGGGATTGTGCTCCCCCCTCAGAGGCCCCACGTGGTGCCAGGGGCCACAGGGGAGGACCCTAAGCCCCCTGAGCCTGCCTCACCCCCAGCAGGTCTGAGAGGATTCATAGCTCAGGCTCCTGGTTGGAAAAGCCTGTGAGGCCCTGGGTAAGGTGCTGGGGCAGATGTTTTCTGTTCTAGCAGgtgggcccagggcagggccccaGGTCAGGAAGGCCAGGGGCAGACAAGGGCCAGGCAGACTTACCTCCCAGAGCGAGCCCTCCTCCCGAAGCACAGCCACCAACATGCCGGCTGGGATCATAAGGCAGGACAGCAGGCCCATCAGGATGCCCAGCAGCTCTGCCCAGGCTGGGAAACGGTAGCTGCCATACTCTGAGGGCTGGTACTTGACGATGCTATACACCAGCAGGGCCTGCAGGCGGGGGCCCCAGCATCTCAGTGGGCTTTGGGCAGGCCCCAGGGCTTAGGACAGCCCAGGTCTGAGCTACCTGAAGGCCTGAGAGAGCCCAGCCCAGAGCTACCCAGTGTCAGAGATAACCCAGTCCTAAGCTGTACAGAACCTGAGATGGTCCATCCTTGGAGCCTTTGTGAGGCCTGAGACAGCCCAACTCTGAAGCACCCCGTTCCTGAGACAGCCTGTGCCTGAACTCCAACTCCAAGGCCCAGAAAGCACAGACATGCACCAACACACCAGTCTAAAGCCCCAGCCTTAAGGCCCTGGCGCCTGGGAAAGCCCCACTCATTTTGCTACCAACACGTGGGGCTAGGCCCAGCACAGCTACAAAAGCTGGGGGCATCGAGGCGGAGGGGCGTAGACCCAGATCCTGGCGCCCACCCCCTCCTCAGCCTGGACAGAGGTCCACTCTGGGCCAGAGCAGCCTTGCCAGACTGCatgtccggggggggggggggaaccctacTCTCAGCCCTGggccccatccctccttcccagcAGTTACCAGGAGCGTGGCCGGGGACAAGAACAGCCAGCAGGCCCTGAAGTAGAGGCCCGGCTTGAAGCCCAGCATCATGTGGATGTCCCGGCAGAACCTCTGGATGCCTgtacaggggaggggaggagaatggccccaccagcaccccccccccccacacacacaagcaccagcagccccttccccctccatGCCACTGCCCCCACTGGAGGCCCTGGCCCTTGGGACCTGGGACCCAGTGCAGAGGGGCTCCAGAGTAGACTCCCATCCTCCCACCATGGGGATCCTCACTCCCTCTCACACGGCCCCTCTCACCGTACACCCGGGTGACGGCCAGGCACGTGGTGATCACCACCACCATGAGCCCGAAGCTGGCGCTGTAGTCGTCCAGAAGCACCAGCCAATACATGCCTCCCTAGAACACAAGCCATGACTCTGGGTTTCCCTCACCCCAGTCTTGCTCCCTGGTGCGAGCCCAGGCCAGCGGTGACAGCAAGACGATGACCGTGTGACCGCGGCCTACCTGCCGAGCCCTCTATACACATCATCTTACTGGAGCCTCACGACAAGCCTAGATGTAGACCCTTTTATTGGTGGGAACACAGGCTGAGGAAGGGGAAGCCACTTGTCCTGAGGTCATCCGGTAAGTGGGAGAGCCAGGCTTGAAGCCAGGACTCTGGGCCATAAGCCAGGCTACCCTGGGGGAGAGGGCCTGGGTTGGGCTAGCTTCCTCccgaagaggaagaagcaggtagCCCAGGGGACCGTCATGGACACTGCTGCAGGCTCCCGGCCTCGCCTCCCCCACTGGctggcccccagccctgcagTAGCACTCACATCGGTGGTGAGGACCAGCCCCATCAGGTACATGGCCACACAGATGAGCCCCGAGAACACAGCCTTCTTGGGCCGCAGGTAGTAGGGGAACTCGTCGGTCACAGCTGTCACGATGGTCTCCAGGAAGGCAAACTAGGGGCGGGGGAGGGTTGGAATTCTgcctccaccacacacacatacacacgtgcacggacacacagactcacacagagatacaccacacacatcacacgcacacacagctACGTCATACACACAGACACGTCACAGATGGACACACGCAGACTCACGTCGCACACGGACGCACACAGATGCATACACAtcgcacacacaccccccccccccacacacacaaggTGCCCACTGACACAGACAACGCTCACCTGGCTATCCAAGCCAAGAGTCAGgagcataaagaagaaaaggaaggaccAGAAGGGCGACAGAGGCAGCATGGTCATGGCCTGTGGGTAGACGACAAAGGCCAGGCCGGGGCCTGGGCCAAGGGCACAAAGGGTCAGCAGCCTGGGGCACGAGGCAGGCCCCCACAGGCACACTCAAACACACATGGTCGCTTCCACCCACATGGGCACACTAGTTAAGCAAAATGCAGAGATTCACCCTAACTGCACACTTCCAACACTTAACTCCTAGGACCTAGGCCAGTATGCTGTCAGTGCTCAATGAACACAGGtggacaaaataaatgaattaataatgagTACAGGAAGAAACACAAGACTCAATATAAAACCTCATTTGAATACACTTAGGTGTACCATCATTCACACAAACAACCCCACTAACACACACACGTGGACATGTCCACTGCACAAGACACTGATTTGCATCGTCATTTGAACCCTCAGTTCACTTGCGCAAGACATCCTGACACGGGAAATGACTCATTTGGACAAGCAAGGCAAGTTACCAAGATGTGACAAAACCTAAGACAATGTCGTACAGACACTCATTTATCTCCAGACACGGGTTAACGTACACCCcgctgccctcccaccccctttgCACTTGGACACCCAGAGACCAGTTAAGATACGTTCATTTGCGTGCGCGCCCACCCACACACTCACTGGATGTAGTCATCCACAACCTTGTTGGTGCACACGTATGTTCCCTCGCCCGGCCCCAGAGGTGCCCAACACACACCCTCACCCCCAGGGCTGGCCCGCCTGCCCACCTGCTTTGGCTACTTGGTCCACGGGCACACCCAGCTCCTGAGACATGTAGCCCAGCACGGAGAAGATGGCGAAGCCAGCCAGGATGCTGGTGATGGCATTGCCCAGAGTGACGATAAAGGTGTCTCTGCCGGGGGAAGTCCGGGCACACAGGTCCAGGCCAGAGTGAgctggccccgcccccagcccaaaGGGTCTGCCCTGGCCGGCCACTCGCCTCCCTGCTCGGGCTGCGGGGTCTCGGAGGCTGCACTCACCTGTAGATGTTCTGGTGAAACGTGTTATAGGAGGCAAAGGTGAGGAGACCCCCGAAGCCCACGCCCAGGGAGTAGAAGATCTGAAGAGCAGCTTCGATCCACACCTGTGGCAGGGAAGGACGCAGATCGAGAGCAAAGAGAAGGGCTGGCGCGCCGTGGCCCTGTCCAAAGGGCCAcggaaagaggagggaggaggtaggGCGGGAGCGAGTCCACAGGTCCAGCTGATGGTGTGGTGAAGAGCCTGGCTCAAAGTGACATGGGCCGGGGCAAACCCTGTTCTAGCACTTCCACGGGGGGACTCTGGTAagttcctttccctctctgggcctcagtttccccatccaggATCTAGATGATGGCTAAGCTTGGTCCAATTCTGAAGGAAGTAGTGTGTTCTGTGAATTTCCAGTAGATCCATATTGACAACAAGCCCATGGAACCCCTGGACTTGGAGGGGCCTGGATTTGATTCCAGCTGCCCCACTTTGCGGCTGTATGGCCTTCGCAAGGCacatcacctctctgagccttgggtcCCCCCTCTGTAATGCAGGGATAAGAACAGTAGCTCCAGGTGGTGGTAAGGTTTAATGACTGCATCCACGCCAAGTGCAGGGTCAAGCCGTCGGCagttaataaataagaaatgttagCTGTCAGCACCACTGTTTCCGTCATTACTAATGCCCTCCTTGgggtttggagtcagacagatctggcttggaattccagctctgccaccccCTTGCCGTGTGATCTTAAGCTTATCATTctttcaggcctcagtttcttcatctgtaaaatgggagaataaTGTCTACccttttttaagatgtattttttttttagtaatctctacacccaatatggggctcaaactcatgacctcgagatcaggagtcacacactcctctgactgagccagccaggtgccccagaataacGTCTACTTTGTAGGACAGTGAagagtaagaaatgaaaaagacatatAGTGTTGAGCACAGGGCAGAGCACAGGATCTGGGACTGGGGGCCCACCACAGGGAAGATTCCTACCCATtgccctttttttccccagggagCCCTCCTCCTTCCACTCTCTGGCTCAGGCCTGACCCCTCCCTCTGCACTGCAGCCCCAAGGACCTCACCTTGGAAGACAACAGATGGTGGAACTGGGGGGTGAGATAGAACTGGATGCCCTTCCAGGCCCCTGGGAGGGTGACTCCTCGGACCAGCAGCATGAGCAGGATGAGGTAGGGGAACGTGGCCGTGAAATACACCACCTGAGAGTGATAAGTGGGGATGGAAGGCTGAGGTGACCTTCCTTCTACCCTGTTCCTCTTCCAGAATTCCCCATCTTACCTAACTCAAAAGCTGAGAACAGCCACCATCCATgatgcttctccttccctccctgcctccctccctctgcacaCGGATCCCTCTTTAAAGTCCTGTCACTGCTTCTCAAAGCGTCCCCAACCCATCCACCCTTTCCAGCTCTGCGGCGCCCTGCTCCAGGCCACCCTCGGCCCTTGCCTGGAGGCCCTGCCTAGGGTTGATGAGAGTCTCCCCCTCCATGTGCCCATTCCCCTTGCCCCCCAGCCCATGCAGCCCACCCTGTGTGGTCATCCGC
Proteins encoded in this window:
- the SLC6A7 gene encoding sodium-dependent proline transporter isoform X1, with protein sequence MKKLQGAHQRKPITPDLLMTPSDQGDVDLDMDFAADRGNWTGKLDFLLSCIGYCVGLGNVWRFPYRAYTNGGGAFLVPYFLMLAICGIPLFFLELSLGQFSSLGPLAVWKISPLFKGAGAAMLLIVGLVAIYYNMIIAYVLFYLFASLTSNLPWEHCGNWWNTDLCLEHRGSKDGNGALPLNLTGTVSPSEEYWSRYVLHIQGSQGIGSPGEIRWNLCLCLLLAWVIVFLCILKGVKSSGKVVYFTATFPYLILLMLLVRGVTLPGAWKGIQFYLTPQFHHLLSSKVWIEAALQIFYSLGVGFGGLLTFASYNTFHQNIYRDTFIVTLGNAITSILAGFAIFSVLGYMSQELGVPVDQVAKAGPGLAFVVYPQAMTMLPLSPFWSFLFFFMLLTLGLDSQFAFLETIVTAVTDEFPYYLRPKKAVFSGLICVAMYLMGLVLTTDGGMYWLVLLDDYSASFGLMVVVITTCLAVTRVYGIQRFCRDIHMMLGFKPGLYFRACWLFLSPATLLALLVYSIVKYQPSEYGSYRFPAWAELLGILMGLLSCLMIPAGMLVAVLREEGSLWERLQQASRPAMDWGPSLEENRTGMYVATLAGSQSPKPLMVHMRKYGGITSFENTAIEVDREIAEEEESMM
- the SLC6A7 gene encoding sodium-dependent proline transporter isoform X3 — encoded protein: MKKLQGAHQRKPITPDLLMTPSDQGDVDLDMDFAADRGNWTGKLDFLLSCIGYCVGLGNVWRFPYRAYTNGGGAFLVPYFLMLAICGIPLFFLELSLGQFSSLGPLAVWKISPLFKGAGAAMLLIVGLVAIYYNMIIAYVLFYLFASLTSNLPWEHCGNWWNTDLCLEHRGSKDGNGALPLNLTGTVSPSEEYWSRYVLHIQGSQGIGSPGEIRWNLCLCLLLAWVIVFLCILKGVKSSGKVVYFTATFPYLILLMLLVRGVTLPGAWKGIQFYLTPQFHHLLSSKVWIEAALQIFYSLGVGFGGLLTFASYNTFHQNIYRDTFIVTLGNAITSILAGFAIFSVLGYMSQELGVPVDQVAKAGPGLAFVVYPQAMTMLPLSPFWSFLFFFMLLTLGLDSQFAFLETIVTAVTDEFPYYLRPKKAVFSGLICVAMYLMGLVLTTDGGMYWLVLLDDYSASFGLMVVVITTCLAVTRVYGIQRFCRDIHMMLGFKPGLYFRACWLFLSPATLLALLVYSIVKYQPSEYGSYRFPAWAELLGILMGLLSCLMIPAGMLVAVLREEGSLWEAL
- the SLC6A7 gene encoding sodium-dependent proline transporter isoform X2; amino-acid sequence: MKKLQGAHQRKPITPDLLMTPSDQGDVDLDMDFAADRGNWTGKLDFLLSCIGYCVGLGNVWRFPYRAYTNGGGAFLVPYFLMLAICGIPLFFLELSLGQFSSLGPLAVWKISPLFKGAGAAMLLIVGLVAIYYNMIIAYVLFYLFASLTSNLPWEHCGNWWNTDLCLEHRGSKDGNGALPLNLTGTVSPSEEYWSRYVLHIQGSQGIGSPGEIRWNLCLCLLLAWVIVFLCILKGVKSSGKVVYFTATFPYLILLMLLVRGVTLPGAWKGIQFYLTPQFHHLLSSKVWIEAALQIFYSLGVGFGGLLTFASYNTFHQNIYRDTFIVTLGNAITSILAGFAIFSVLGYMSQELGVPVDQVAKAGPGLAFVVYPQAMTMLPLSPFWSFLFFFMLLTLGLDSQFAFLETIVTAVTDEFPYYLRPKKAVFSGLICVAMYLMGLVLTTDGGMYWLVLLDDYSASFGLMVVVITTCLAVTRVYGIQRFCRDIHMMLGFKPGLYFRACWLFLSPATLLALLVYSIVKYQPSEYGSYRFPAWAELLGILMGLLSCLMIPAGMLVAVLREEGSLWELSYGNSGSEGKIERPRGWAAAHG